Proteins found in one Pieris napi chromosome 6, ilPieNapi1.2, whole genome shotgun sequence genomic segment:
- the LOC125050451 gene encoding G-patch domain and KOW motifs-containing protein → MEPKKISFGFMKTKKQDKPILAEKKDYIECVEEKSIKVVGGEIEERAPLVIQMKPNTLITAERLKQIAAKVENFDDENPEVDNTRTKTPENETLEQMAARELLEEANKIEVVDASKLVVPIPAQPVLEGKKESTLDDYESIPIQDFGIAMLRGMGWTPGKELSTYKLPQLRPKGLGLGADKVVKENQKKSTRENDEDLAIVKKAFVKITMGKYGGFYGQVVSLDEENGRAMVDIPIKKETVSLSEFMMQPVSKSEYDKQSKVINADSYEEYKKKENNQNSRKNVEKESRQKYVSDRKHDKEESNGSRDRTKSSKKYSSNEDLNSLESERARRDSPSRARNEKGKPSKERRDKYHDEEKRKKPSRKYSSSDSLHSSEPDSGRRSPSSGYKYRREREIKNSKERRNKDIDKRNKAKYSSNESLTSESDHKGRSSSSEPRRHKKSSKTSKDKKDIDKKRKGKKKKRDRDRSPYYKKCRK, encoded by the exons ATGGAGCCTAAGAAAATATCATTTGGCTTTATGAAAACTAAAAAGCAAGATAAGCCTATTTTAGCTGAGAAAAAAGACTACATTGAATGTGTGGAAGAGAAGTCTATAAAAGTTGTTGG GGGAGAAATTGAAGAAAGAGCACCTTTGGTAATACAGATGAAACCAAACACACTTATAACTGCAGAAAGGCTAAAGCAAATTGCTGCAAAAGTTGAAAACTTTGATGATGAGAATCCAGAAGTAGACAACACTCGGACTAAAACACCTGAAAATGAGACTCTAGAACAAATGGCTGCTCGGGAGCTCTTAGAAGAAGCAAACAAGATAGAAGTGGTTGATGCTTCAAAGTTAGTTGTACCAATACCAGCACAGCCAGTTCTTGAAGGGAAAAAGGAA tCAACATTGGATGATTATGAATCTATACCAATTCAAGACTTTGGTATAGCAATGCTTCGTGGTATGGGCTGGACACCAGGAAAAGAATT gtCAACATATAAACTACCCCAACTCCGTCCCAAAGGCCTTGGTTTAGGAGCAGATAAAgttgttaaagaaaatcaaaaaaaatcaacaagAGAAAATGATGAAGACCTTGCCATAGTAAAGAAAGCctttgtaaaaataacaatgggGAAATATGGTGGCTTTTACGGACAg GTAGTGAGTTTAGATGAAGAAAATGGCCGTGCAATGGTGGATATTCCAATTAAGAAGGAAACTGTCAGTCTCAGTGAATTTATGATGCAACCTGTCTCCAAGTCAGAGTATGACAAACAGTCAAAAGTCATTA atGCTGACTCTTatgaagaatataaaaaaaaggaaaacaaTCAGAATTCCCGCAAAAATGTTGAAAAAGAGTCTAGGCAGAAGTATGTAAGTGATAGAAAACATGATAAAGAAGAATCGAATGGAAGTAGAGATAGAACAAAATCTTCAAAAAAGTACAGTAGTAATGAAGATCTAAACTCTTTAGAGTCTGAAAGGGCTAGAAGAGATAGTCCTAGCCGAGCCAGAAATGAAAAAGGCAAACCTTCAAAAGAAAGAAGGGATAAATACCATGACgaagagaaaagaaaaaaaccaTCTAGAAAGTACAGTAGTAGTGATTCTCTTCACTCTTCAGAACCTGATAGCGGGAGACGAAGCCCTAGCAGTGGATATAAATATAGAAGAGAAAGAGAaatcaaaaattcaaaagaaagaagaaacAAAGATATAGATAAAAGAAATAAGGCAAAATACAGCAGTAATGAATCACTCACTTCTGAATCAGACCACAAAGGCAGGAGTTCCAGTAGTGAACCGAGGAGACATAAAAAAAGTAGCAAGACCTCAAAAGATAAGAAAGATATAGATAAGAAAAGGAAAggtaaaaagaagaaaagagatagagatagatcaccatattataaaaaatgtagaaagtaa